A window of Raineyella sp. W15-4 contains these coding sequences:
- a CDS encoding ABC transporter permease: MRWALANAGQIWSLAVNHVVIAVPPIILSLLLSVPLGWWAHRHPAVRRVLLAGSGFLYALPSLPLFVILPVLLGTRILDPVNVVVALTLYGIALMVRTAAEAFDAVDGTVRESAVAVGHSPTQRFWRVDLPLAGPPLLAGLRVVSASTLSLVSVGALIGVQSLGYFFTDGYTRSFVTEIAVGIIGTVLLAVVFDVLLVLGGRVLLPWVRATDTRTGASG; the protein is encoded by the coding sequence ATGCGCTGGGCCCTCGCCAATGCCGGCCAGATCTGGTCGCTCGCGGTCAACCATGTGGTGATCGCGGTGCCGCCGATCATCCTGTCGCTGCTGCTGTCCGTCCCGCTCGGCTGGTGGGCGCACCGGCACCCCGCGGTCCGCCGGGTGCTGCTGGCCGGCAGCGGGTTCCTCTACGCCTTGCCGTCGCTGCCGTTGTTCGTGATCCTGCCGGTGCTGCTCGGCACCCGGATCCTCGACCCGGTCAATGTGGTGGTGGCGCTCACCCTCTACGGCATCGCGCTGATGGTGCGAACGGCGGCCGAGGCCTTCGACGCGGTCGACGGGACGGTCCGGGAGAGCGCCGTCGCGGTGGGCCACAGCCCGACCCAGCGGTTCTGGCGGGTCGACCTGCCGCTTGCCGGGCCGCCGTTGCTCGCCGGTCTGCGGGTGGTCAGCGCCTCGACGTTGTCGCTGGTCTCGGTCGGCGCGCTGATCGGGGTGCAGTCGCTGGGCTACTTCTTCACCGACGGGTACACCCGCAGCTTCGTCACCGAGATCGCCGTCGGGATCATCGGCACCGTGCTGCTCGCCGTGGTCTTCGACGTCCTCCTCGTCCTCGGCGGCCGGGTCCTGCTGCCCTGGGTGCGGGCCACCGACACCCGGACGGGGGCGTCCGGATGA
- a CDS encoding VIT family protein, giving the protein MVDRSTGPAGTGPEDDAERADEAARIGPEAEAEAAEESDVVAGSPSAAHPGGAPEPHTPDVADRLNWLRAGVLGANDGIVSTAGLVVGVAAVNPGATSAILVAGIAGLVSGAVSMALGEYVSVSTQRDTEKALIAKETYELETFPEQEFAELVGLYRHQGLSKETATRVAHELTAHDALGSHLHIELGIDEDQLTNPWQAALASAIAFTVGAVLPILAILLTPIPMARIPVTFGVVLVALALTGVVSARLGGARKGPAVVRLLVGGGLGMAFTYGIGTLLGVSGG; this is encoded by the coding sequence ATGGTGGATCGCAGCACCGGACCCGCCGGCACCGGACCCGAGGACGACGCCGAGCGGGCCGACGAGGCCGCCCGGATCGGTCCCGAAGCCGAGGCGGAGGCGGCGGAGGAGTCGGACGTCGTCGCCGGGTCGCCGTCGGCCGCCCATCCCGGTGGCGCTCCCGAGCCGCACACCCCGGACGTGGCAGACAGGCTGAACTGGCTGCGCGCCGGCGTGCTGGGCGCCAACGACGGCATCGTCTCGACCGCCGGCCTGGTGGTCGGCGTGGCTGCGGTCAACCCGGGCGCGACCTCGGCGATCCTGGTCGCCGGCATCGCCGGGCTGGTCTCCGGTGCGGTCTCGATGGCGCTGGGGGAGTACGTCTCGGTGTCCACCCAGCGGGACACCGAGAAGGCGTTGATCGCCAAGGAGACGTACGAGCTGGAGACTTTCCCCGAGCAGGAGTTCGCCGAGCTCGTCGGCCTCTACCGGCACCAGGGCCTGTCCAAGGAGACCGCCACCCGGGTGGCCCACGAACTGACCGCCCATGACGCGCTGGGCAGCCACCTGCACATCGAGCTGGGCATCGACGAAGACCAGCTGACCAACCCCTGGCAGGCCGCGCTGGCGTCGGCGATCGCCTTCACCGTCGGGGCGGTGCTGCCGATCCTGGCGATCCTGCTCACCCCGATCCCGATGGCCCGGATCCCGGTCACCTTCGGGGTGGTGCTGGTCGCGCTGGCACTGACCGGGGTGGTGAGTGCCCGGCTCGGCGGCGCCCGCAAGGGACCGGCCGTCGTCCGGCTGCTCGTCGGCGGCGGCCTCGGGATGGCCTTCACCTACGGCATCGGCACCCTGCTGGGTGTCAGCGGCGGCTGA
- a CDS encoding SDR family oxidoreductase, whose amino-acid sequence MIAVTGATGRLGGRIARRLADAGVAQRLLVRDVRRAPVLPGATPVVAPYGDGAAVRRALRGIDTVLMISATESEDRLQQHLSFVAAARAAGVAHIVYTSFFGAGPEATFRLARTHWQTEQALRGAGPAWTFLRDCLYADFLPGLVEDESTGGVIRGPAGSGRVAAVAQDDIADVATAVLLRPAAHAGRTYDLTGPEALGLADIARILSAAQGRPIRYQEEDVQQAYASRSRYGAPDWQVEAWVSTYEAIANGEMGPPSGDVAAVLGRPAVPVAALFPHR is encoded by the coding sequence ATGATCGCCGTGACCGGAGCCACAGGACGGCTCGGAGGCAGGATCGCCCGGCGGCTGGCCGATGCCGGGGTGGCGCAGCGGCTGCTGGTCCGTGACGTGCGCCGGGCGCCGGTGCTGCCCGGGGCCACCCCGGTGGTTGCACCGTACGGGGACGGGGCCGCGGTCCGCCGGGCCCTGCGGGGCATCGACACGGTGCTGATGATCTCCGCGACCGAGTCCGAGGACCGGCTGCAGCAACACCTGTCCTTCGTCGCGGCGGCCCGCGCCGCCGGGGTGGCGCACATCGTCTACACCTCGTTCTTCGGCGCCGGGCCGGAGGCGACCTTCCGGCTGGCCCGGACACACTGGCAGACCGAGCAGGCGCTGCGCGGCGCCGGCCCGGCCTGGACCTTCCTGCGCGACTGCCTCTACGCCGACTTCCTCCCCGGCCTGGTCGAGGACGAGTCGACCGGCGGGGTGATCCGCGGGCCGGCCGGCAGCGGCCGGGTCGCCGCCGTGGCCCAGGACGACATCGCCGACGTGGCCACCGCGGTGCTGCTGCGGCCGGCCGCCCATGCCGGCAGAACGTACGACCTGACCGGGCCGGAGGCGCTCGGGCTGGCCGACATCGCCCGGATCCTCTCCGCGGCGCAGGGCCGTCCGATCCGCTACCAGGAGGAGGACGTCCAGCAGGCGTACGCCTCGCGGTCCCGTTACGGGGCGCCGGACTGGCAGGTCGAGGCGTGGGTCTCGACGTACGAGGCGATCGCCAACGGTGAGATGGGCCCGCCGTCCGGCGACGTGGCGGCGGTGCTCGGCCGGCCGGCGGTGCCCGTGGCGGCCCTCTTCCCGCACCGCTGA
- a CDS encoding pirin family protein — protein MPAVTADTLTLPRLTAARPEETERAARTVTTAPSSFEGEGFPVRRAFAGVPLELLDPFVHMDQMGEVEYAPGEARGTDWHPHRGFETVTYMLDGRFQHQDSQGGGGMIFDGATQWMTAGSGVLHIETPPAELVDAGGLFHGIQLWVNLPARDKMIAPRYQSLDGGRVGLLASADAGALVRVIAGEIDGHAGPGSTHSPITMAHATVTPGERLSLPWRKDFNSLVYVLAGRGTVGGDARPVHKGQLAVMGAGDRLTIAADAVQSGKEPALEVLLLGGRPIGDPVVQYGPFVMNTRAEIMAAFEDFQHGRLGQVPVDGLRPYHGRGH, from the coding sequence ATGCCTGCCGTGACCGCCGACACCCTGACCCTGCCGCGCCTCACCGCCGCCCGTCCGGAGGAGACCGAGCGCGCCGCGCGGACCGTGACGACCGCGCCGAGCTCGTTCGAGGGCGAGGGCTTCCCGGTCCGCCGCGCCTTCGCCGGCGTCCCGCTCGAGCTGCTCGACCCGTTCGTCCACATGGACCAGATGGGCGAGGTCGAGTACGCCCCCGGGGAAGCCCGGGGCACCGACTGGCACCCGCATCGCGGCTTCGAGACCGTGACGTACATGCTCGACGGCCGATTCCAGCACCAGGACTCGCAGGGCGGGGGCGGGATGATCTTCGACGGCGCCACCCAGTGGATGACCGCCGGCAGCGGCGTCCTGCACATCGAGACCCCGCCGGCCGAGCTGGTCGACGCCGGTGGCCTGTTCCACGGCATCCAGCTGTGGGTCAACCTGCCGGCCAGGGACAAGATGATCGCCCCGCGCTACCAGAGCCTCGATGGTGGTCGGGTGGGCCTGCTCGCTTCCGCCGACGCCGGCGCGCTGGTCCGGGTGATCGCCGGGGAGATCGACGGCCACGCCGGCCCGGGCTCCACACACAGCCCGATCACCATGGCGCACGCCACCGTCACCCCGGGTGAGCGGCTGTCGCTGCCGTGGCGCAAGGACTTCAACAGCCTGGTGTACGTCCTGGCCGGTCGCGGCACGGTCGGCGGCGACGCCCGGCCGGTGCACAAGGGCCAGCTCGCGGTGATGGGCGCCGGCGACCGGCTGACGATCGCCGCCGACGCCGTCCAGTCCGGCAAGGAGCCGGCCCTGGAGGTGCTGCTGCTCGGCGGCCGGCCGATCGGTGACCCGGTGGTGCAGTACGGCCCGTTCGTGATGAACACCCGGGCGGAGATCATGGCGGCCTTCGAGGACTTCCAGCACGGTCGGCTGGGCCAGGTGCCGGTCGACGGCCTGCGCCCCTACCACGGCCGGGGCCACTGA
- a CDS encoding 1,4-dihydroxy-2-naphthoyl-CoA synthase, producing MTQSWDPALWEPVPGFEDFTDITYHRATDVPAVRIAFDRPEVRNAFRPQTVDELYRALDHARMSSDIGCVLLTGNGPSPKDGGWAFCSGGDQRIRGKAGYQYAEGETAETVDPAKLGRLHILEVQRLIRFMPKVVIALVNGWAAGGGHSLHVVCDLTLASREHARFKQTDADVGSFDGGFGSAYLARQVGQKVAREIFFLGETYDAQRAYEMGTVNKVVDHDRLELEGLEWAKKICGKSPTAQRMLKFAFNAIDDGMVGQQIFAGETTRLAYMTDEAVEGRDSFLEKRDPDWSAFPYYY from the coding sequence ATGACGCAATCGTGGGATCCCGCACTGTGGGAGCCGGTGCCCGGCTTCGAGGACTTCACCGACATCACCTACCACCGGGCCACGGACGTGCCCGCGGTGCGGATCGCCTTCGATCGCCCGGAGGTGCGCAACGCCTTCCGGCCGCAGACCGTCGACGAGCTCTACCGGGCCCTCGACCACGCCCGGATGAGCTCGGACATCGGCTGCGTGCTGCTGACCGGCAACGGCCCCTCGCCCAAGGACGGCGGCTGGGCCTTCTGCTCCGGCGGTGACCAGCGGATCCGCGGCAAGGCCGGCTACCAGTACGCCGAGGGGGAGACCGCCGAGACGGTCGATCCGGCCAAGCTCGGCCGGCTGCACATCCTCGAGGTGCAACGGCTGATCCGGTTCATGCCCAAGGTCGTCATCGCCCTGGTCAACGGCTGGGCCGCCGGCGGCGGCCACTCCCTGCACGTGGTCTGTGACCTGACCCTGGCCAGCCGCGAGCATGCCCGGTTCAAGCAGACCGACGCCGACGTCGGCTCCTTCGACGGTGGCTTCGGGTCGGCCTATCTGGCCCGTCAGGTGGGCCAGAAGGTGGCCCGGGAGATCTTCTTCCTGGGCGAGACGTACGACGCCCAACGGGCGTACGAGATGGGCACCGTGAACAAGGTCGTCGACCACGACCGGCTGGAGCTCGAGGGTCTGGAGTGGGCGAAGAAGATCTGCGGCAAGTCGCCGACGGCCCAGCGGATGCTGAAGTTCGCTTTCAACGCCATCGATGACGGCATGGTCGGCCAGCAGATCTTCGCCGGCGAGACGACCCGGCTGGCGTACATGACCGACGAGGCGGTCGAGGGCCGGGACTCCTTCCTGGAGAAGCGCGATCCGGACTGGTCGGCTTTCCCGTACTACTACTGA
- the tadA gene encoding tRNA adenosine(34) deaminase TadA, with translation MLRALDEARLAPAHGDVPIGAVVLGPAGELLATGHNERERHADPTAHAEIVAIRVAARTLGEWRLEGCTLVVTLEPCTMCAGAIVAARLDRLVFGAYDPKAGAVASLWDVVRDPRLNHRPEVTGGFMAEECAAPLLDFFEGRRD, from the coding sequence ATGCTGCGTGCCCTCGACGAGGCCCGACTCGCCCCGGCCCACGGTGACGTGCCGATCGGTGCGGTCGTCCTCGGGCCGGCCGGTGAGCTGCTCGCCACCGGGCACAACGAACGGGAGCGGCACGCCGACCCGACCGCGCACGCCGAGATCGTGGCGATCCGGGTGGCCGCCCGGACTCTGGGGGAATGGCGGCTGGAGGGGTGCACCCTGGTGGTCACCCTGGAGCCGTGCACGATGTGTGCGGGGGCGATCGTCGCCGCCCGGCTCGATCGGCTGGTCTTCGGGGCGTACGACCCCAAGGCCGGTGCCGTCGCGTCGCTGTGGGACGTCGTCCGTGACCCGCGGCTCAACCACCGCCCCGAGGTGACCGGCGGGTTCATGGCGGAGGAGTGCGCCGCGCCGCTGCTGGACTTCTTCGAGGGGCGCCGGGACTGA
- a CDS encoding ABC transporter ATP-binding protein, with the protein MIRFDHVHKRFADGTVAVEDFSLEVPSHRVGVLLGSSGCGKTTLLRMVNRMVDPTSGSVWIDDDNVADLDPVALRRRIGYVMQSAGLLPHRTVADNVATVPLLAGVDRRTAHRRARELLELVGLDAGTLARRYPSQLSGGQRQRVGVARALASDPNILLMDEPFGAVDPVVRADLQRELQRIQADLGKTIVFVTHDVDEAFLLGDEILVLRTGARVAQAGTAEQIMARPADPFVAEFIGGARRRLHTEPRDGALAVIDADGRLTGYAERWAD; encoded by the coding sequence ATGATCCGGTTCGACCACGTCCACAAGCGCTTCGCCGACGGCACCGTCGCGGTCGAGGACTTCTCCCTCGAGGTGCCCTCGCACCGGGTCGGGGTGCTGCTCGGCTCCTCCGGCTGCGGAAAGACGACGCTGCTGCGGATGGTCAACCGGATGGTCGACCCGACCAGTGGGAGTGTGTGGATCGACGACGACAACGTCGCCGACCTGGACCCGGTGGCGCTGCGTCGGCGGATCGGCTATGTGATGCAGAGCGCCGGCCTGCTGCCGCATCGTACGGTGGCCGACAATGTGGCCACCGTGCCGCTGCTGGCCGGCGTCGACCGCCGGACGGCCCACCGGCGGGCCCGGGAACTCCTCGAGTTGGTCGGTCTGGACGCCGGCACCCTGGCCCGTCGCTACCCCTCGCAGCTGTCCGGTGGGCAGCGCCAGCGGGTCGGGGTGGCCCGGGCGCTCGCCTCCGACCCCAACATCCTGTTGATGGACGAGCCCTTCGGCGCGGTCGATCCCGTCGTCCGCGCCGATCTGCAGCGTGAGCTGCAGCGGATCCAGGCCGACCTGGGCAAGACCATCGTCTTCGTCACCCACGACGTGGACGAGGCCTTCCTGCTCGGCGACGAGATCCTCGTGCTGCGCACCGGCGCCCGGGTCGCCCAGGCGGGCACCGCCGAGCAGATCATGGCCCGCCCGGCCGACCCGTTCGTCGCCGAGTTCATCGGCGGAGCCCGGCGCCGGCTGCACACCGAGCCCCGCGACGGCGCGCTCGCCGTGATCGACGCCGACGGCCGGCTGACCGGCTACGCCGAACGGTGGGCGGACTGA
- a CDS encoding ABC transporter permease, protein MSFVLAALAWIADPAHWPGPGGIGTRLTQHLWYSVLAVLLAGVIALPLGLWIGHTGRGRGVAIGISGALRALPSLGLLTFLAVALGVGIDGALLPSTIVLAVLAVPPILAGAYAGVEAIDPDVVDGARAVGMSERQIVTGVEMPLAAPMILGGFRSATLQVIATATIAAYLGLGGLGRLILDGLPVRDYSRMLAGAVLVTVLALLVDGLLTLLQRRLTTAGVRASIGAD, encoded by the coding sequence ATGAGCTTCGTCCTCGCCGCGCTGGCCTGGATCGCCGATCCGGCCCATTGGCCCGGTCCCGGCGGGATCGGCACCCGGCTCACCCAGCACCTGTGGTACTCGGTGCTGGCGGTGCTGCTCGCCGGTGTCATCGCGCTGCCGCTCGGGCTGTGGATCGGCCACACCGGACGTGGCCGGGGAGTGGCCATCGGCATCTCCGGCGCGCTGCGCGCGCTGCCGTCGCTGGGCCTGCTGACCTTCCTGGCAGTGGCGCTCGGGGTCGGCATCGACGGAGCACTGCTGCCATCGACGATCGTGCTGGCCGTGCTCGCCGTCCCGCCGATCCTGGCCGGGGCGTACGCCGGGGTCGAGGCGATCGACCCGGACGTGGTCGACGGCGCCCGTGCCGTCGGGATGAGTGAGCGCCAGATCGTCACCGGGGTGGAGATGCCGCTGGCCGCCCCGATGATCCTCGGTGGCTTCCGGTCGGCGACGCTGCAGGTCATCGCCACCGCGACGATCGCCGCCTACCTCGGGCTGGGGGGCCTGGGCCGGCTGATCCTGGACGGCCTGCCGGTCCGCGACTACTCGAGGATGCTCGCCGGCGCCGTGCTGGTGACCGTGCTCGCGCTGCTGGTCGACGGCCTGCTCACCCTGCTCCAGCGGCGTCTGACGACCGCCGGCGTCCGCGCCTCGATCGGCGCGGACTGA
- a CDS encoding ABC transporter substrate-binding protein, which yields MNRRPVRLLALAAALILALAGCATSNPTSGAPASSAAGTVRIGSANFPESEIIAEIYAQALEAKGIKAERHMQIGARDIYIGALKDGSIDLVPEYTGNLLQYFDPKTTATTPDEVDKALTAATPAGFTVLTPAPAEDKDSYNVTKEFSDKFHITSLADLAGYQGTLKVGGNPELAERPYGPKGLTSVYGVPADRLSFVAISDGGGPLTVKALQDGQVDLADIYTTTPAIKDNGFVTLADPKNLIMPQNVVPLISATAGTATVTDTLNKVSAALTTDGLLALNARNQGTEKASPAQVAKDWLKQKNLV from the coding sequence ATGAACCGCCGACCCGTACGCCTCCTGGCACTGGCCGCGGCGCTGATCCTGGCCCTGGCCGGGTGCGCCACCTCCAACCCCACCTCCGGCGCCCCGGCCTCCTCGGCCGCCGGCACCGTCCGCATCGGCTCGGCGAACTTCCCCGAGTCCGAGATCATCGCCGAGATCTACGCCCAGGCCCTGGAGGCCAAGGGCATCAAGGCCGAGCGCCACATGCAGATCGGCGCCCGGGACATCTACATCGGCGCGCTCAAGGACGGCTCGATCGACCTGGTGCCGGAGTACACCGGCAACCTGCTGCAGTACTTCGACCCGAAGACCACCGCAACCACCCCCGACGAGGTCGACAAGGCGCTCACCGCGGCCACCCCCGCCGGCTTCACCGTGCTGACCCCGGCGCCCGCCGAGGACAAGGACTCCTACAACGTCACCAAGGAGTTCTCCGACAAGTTCCACATCACCTCGCTGGCCGACCTGGCCGGCTATCAGGGCACCCTCAAGGTGGGCGGCAACCCGGAGCTGGCCGAGCGCCCGTACGGCCCCAAGGGCCTCACCTCGGTCTACGGGGTGCCGGCCGACCGGCTCAGCTTCGTGGCCATCTCCGACGGTGGCGGCCCGCTGACCGTCAAGGCGCTGCAGGACGGCCAGGTCGACCTGGCCGACATCTACACCACCACGCCGGCGATCAAGGACAACGGGTTCGTCACCCTGGCCGACCCGAAGAACCTGATCATGCCGCAGAACGTCGTCCCGCTGATCAGCGCCACGGCGGGCACCGCGACGGTCACCGACACCCTCAACAAGGTCTCCGCGGCCCTCACCACCGACGGCCTGTTGGCCCTGAACGCCCGCAACCAGGGCACCGAGAAGGCCTCCCCGGCCCAGGTGGCGAAGGACTGGCTGAAGCAGAAGAACCTGGTCTGA
- the upp gene encoding uracil phosphoribosyltransferase, giving the protein MELHVVDHPLVAHKLTLLRDSSTASPVFRQLTDELVTLLAYEATRNVRVEACTVQTPIRAAQGVRLSAPRPLVVPILRAGLGMLGGMTRLLPTAEVGFVGMARNEETLQPVTYAERLPGDLSGRQCYVLDPMLATGGSLAGTIQFLANRGADHVTAICLLAAPEGVEHIRTVTAGLGVPCHLVVAAVDERLNEHGYIVPGLGDAGDRLYGLAN; this is encoded by the coding sequence GTGGAACTTCATGTGGTCGATCATCCCCTGGTGGCACACAAACTGACCCTGCTGCGCGACTCCTCGACGGCCTCGCCGGTCTTCCGCCAGCTCACCGACGAGCTGGTGACCCTGCTGGCGTACGAGGCGACCCGCAACGTACGGGTCGAGGCCTGCACCGTGCAGACCCCGATCCGCGCGGCACAGGGCGTCCGGCTCTCCGCCCCCCGCCCGCTGGTGGTGCCGATCCTGCGCGCCGGGCTGGGGATGCTGGGCGGGATGACCCGGCTGCTGCCCACCGCCGAGGTCGGCTTCGTCGGGATGGCCCGCAACGAGGAGACACTGCAACCCGTCACGTACGCCGAGCGGCTCCCCGGGGACCTGTCCGGGCGGCAGTGCTACGTGCTGGACCCGATGTTGGCGACCGGCGGCTCGTTGGCCGGGACCATCCAGTTCCTGGCGAATCGGGGCGCCGACCACGTCACGGCGATCTGTCTGCTCGCTGCCCCCGAGGGCGTCGAGCACATCCGTACGGTCACCGCCGGACTGGGGGTGCCCTGTCACCTGGTCGTCGCCGCCGTGGACGAGCGGCTCAACGAGCACGGCTACATCGTGCCCGGGCTGGGGGACGCCGGCGACCGGCTCTACGGACTGGCGAACTGA
- a CDS encoding NAD(P)H-binding protein translates to MATIVIIGGHGKVALRLAPLLVAQGHRVRSWVRHEAQFDDIRATGAEAVLADAETMDAAAMATALTGADAVVWSAGAGGGNPARTYAVDRDAAIRSMRAAEQAGVRRYVMVSWAGSVPDLGVPADSSFFPYADAKLAADDALRGSALDWTILGPGTLTLDEPTGRIEAGVGSGRPTSRGNVALAVREALAQPATIGKFIPFADGEVPIAEAFAAL, encoded by the coding sequence ATGGCGACGATCGTGATCATCGGCGGACATGGCAAGGTGGCGCTGCGGCTGGCCCCGCTGCTCGTGGCCCAGGGGCATCGGGTGCGCTCGTGGGTGCGCCACGAGGCCCAGTTCGACGACATCCGGGCGACGGGCGCCGAGGCGGTGCTGGCGGATGCGGAGACGATGGATGCTGCCGCGATGGCCACGGCGCTGACCGGTGCCGACGCGGTGGTCTGGTCCGCGGGTGCCGGCGGCGGCAACCCGGCCCGGACGTACGCGGTGGACCGCGACGCGGCGATCCGGTCGATGCGGGCCGCCGAGCAGGCCGGTGTCCGGCGCTACGTGATGGTGTCCTGGGCCGGGTCGGTGCCCGACCTCGGAGTCCCGGCCGACAGCTCCTTCTTCCCGTACGCCGACGCCAAGCTCGCCGCGGACGACGCGCTGCGCGGCAGCGCGCTGGACTGGACGATCCTCGGCCCCGGCACGCTCACCCTCGACGAGCCCACCGGTCGGATCGAGGCCGGCGTGGGCTCCGGCCGGCCCACCTCGCGGGGGAACGTGGCGCTGGCGGTCCGCGAGGCGCTGGCCCAGCCGGCGACGATCGGGAAGTTCATCCCGTTCGCGGACGGCGAGGTGCCGATCGCGGAGGCGTTCGCGGCGCTCTGA
- a CDS encoding tRNA adenosine deaminase-associated protein, with amino-acid sequence MSDYDDEELDDLDLDSEDELDDDDDLEDDGTDEDDDDDYEELDDATDEDVDFVIAAYREDGNPVVVALDLEMANDLDEMINHLRRLPGEAGAIGMLSLVEEVFVIVRVRGAIVQVFLSDGAASDEWPVARDILDYLGLDEVPTEGEDEDEVVPVGDSEILRDLGVGDFDLEQLAEDFDTASDEALLQLADRIGMGPQVRATVQEEFED; translated from the coding sequence GTGTCTGACTACGACGACGAGGAACTCGACGACCTCGACCTCGATTCCGAGGACGAGCTCGACGACGATGACGACCTCGAGGACGACGGCACCGACGAGGACGATGACGACGACTACGAGGAACTGGACGACGCCACCGACGAGGACGTCGACTTCGTCATCGCGGCGTACCGTGAGGACGGTAACCCGGTGGTCGTCGCGCTCGACCTCGAGATGGCCAACGACCTGGACGAGATGATCAACCACCTGCGCCGCCTGCCGGGCGAGGCCGGGGCGATCGGCATGCTGTCCCTGGTCGAGGAGGTCTTCGTCATCGTCCGGGTCCGCGGTGCGATCGTCCAGGTCTTCCTGTCCGACGGTGCCGCCTCCGACGAATGGCCGGTCGCCCGCGACATCCTCGACTACCTCGGCCTGGACGAGGTCCCGACGGAGGGCGAGGACGAGGACGAGGTCGTCCCGGTCGGCGACTCCGAGATCCTGCGCGACCTGGGTGTGGGGGACTTCGACCTCGAACAACTGGCCGAGGACTTCGACACCGCCAGCGACGAGGCGCTGCTCCAGCTCGCCGACCGGATCGGGATGGGCCCGCAGGTGCGGGCCACCGTCCAGGAGGAGTTCGAGGACTGA
- a CDS encoding alpha/beta hydrolase gives MTTLAWHRHGTAPAEGPIDLLPLVLLHAFPFDASMWHDVVGELDDVPVLTVDAPGFGGSPALPGDPSLSAYAETVVADLAELGVDRAVFAGISMGGYTALAIAAERPAVIAGLGLLDTKAEADSEQARANRLAMAAAAEGPAGSSVVLGLLEAGLSPITLANRPEVVEAVREGLEQAPAAGVAWAQRAMAARPDRLAVLGMISAPALVLRGEHDAMTGAEEARHLAGHLARVELVEIPEAGHFTPAEAPAAVAGALHALYLQAVREL, from the coding sequence ATGACGACTCTCGCCTGGCATCGCCATGGCACCGCTCCCGCCGAGGGACCGATCGACCTTCTCCCGCTCGTACTGCTGCACGCTTTCCCGTTCGACGCCTCGATGTGGCATGACGTGGTGGGCGAACTCGACGACGTCCCGGTGCTCACGGTCGACGCCCCCGGTTTCGGCGGCTCCCCCGCGCTGCCCGGGGATCCGTCGCTGTCCGCGTACGCGGAGACGGTGGTGGCGGACCTGGCCGAGCTCGGGGTCGACCGGGCGGTGTTCGCCGGGATCTCGATGGGCGGCTACACGGCGCTGGCGATCGCCGCCGAGCGCCCTGCGGTGATCGCCGGACTGGGTCTGCTCGACACCAAGGCCGAGGCGGACTCCGAGCAGGCCCGGGCGAACCGGCTGGCGATGGCCGCCGCGGCGGAGGGCCCGGCCGGCAGTTCCGTCGTCCTCGGGCTGCTCGAGGCGGGCCTGAGCCCGATCACGCTGGCCAACCGGCCCGAGGTGGTCGAGGCGGTCCGCGAGGGCCTGGAGCAGGCTCCGGCGGCCGGCGTCGCCTGGGCGCAGCGGGCGATGGCAGCCCGCCCCGACCGGCTGGCCGTCCTCGGCATGATCAGTGCCCCGGCGCTGGTGCTGCGCGGCGAACACGACGCGATGACCGGCGCCGAGGAGGCCCGGCACCTGGCCGGGCACCTCGCCCGGGTCGAGCTGGTGGAGATCCCCGAGGCCGGCCACTTCACCCCCGCCGAGGCCCCGGCCGCGGTGGCCGGGGCGCTGCACGCGCTCTACCTGCAGGCGGTCCGGGAGCTCTGA